The Lonchura striata isolate bLonStr1 chromosome 8, bLonStr1.mat, whole genome shotgun sequence genomic interval AAGTGAATTAGCAGttatattgaaaatatatttattggaAGTCAGCTGAAGTGTCTGCTTATGTAACTAGATCAATAGGCATGCAGTGTTTACTGAAATAAACATAGGTACGTCTGACATACACTTCTGTTTTCTAAGGCTGGAACCTTTGTTAATGGCATAGAGCTCCTGGTATCTCAAATGCATGCAAGAAGCTTTAATGTGAGCAGTTTATTTCATTAACATTTTGGACACTTATTGCAAATAACGGTAAATACATTTCTCTGCCTTTCACACCAAACTCCACCAGCAGAATGGAATTAAGTGTTCCATAAATCAAACTAATTACATATAAAAGAATCTTTGCATAATTAATCTGGGGACTTTAGTCCTTGATTTCAAAAGTCACTATGGAAGTTTAGTTGCCAGTTTTAATATAGGCAAGTTAATGACAAAATATTCCTTACCCCCGCTGTAAAGAATAGCTGTCCATAATagctaattaaaaatattttaatttggtCTTTAAAAAAGACAACATTTTCTTATGAAAGGtctgttaattttatttataaaaaccAAGTAAGATTCTTTCTCATGTATTCAGcagtaaaattttaattaaagtaaGGTATTAAGTTGCAGGagccaaataaaatattttcagaagcaaAGTTTGTTGCAAACAGCCATCACTGTTAAAACTATTGTGTTTCAGGAAAGTACTAAATTCAAGAATGTTTGGACAACTCATTCTGCATCTCCTATTGCATATGAAAGAGGAAGAATTTACATGGACAATTACCAATGCTGTATTACCAGGTAATAAATTTGCAATTATGAGGTACTGACTTACAGATTTGAGACTGTTTCTGTGTTATATTGCTAACTTTACTCATAGCTGCTGTGAATTAAATGGAGTTTACCTGGGAACAAAAAATAAGCAGGTGATAAATCTTTGGTTTACAATCTTTGAATTACATTTAGATGCTGTTTTATCTTAATGTGGCACCTACTTTGGTAAAAAAAAGCCTGATCTTTCTGGTGCAGTATAACCTCATCTTCCAGAGCAGGAATGGAAGATTAACACAATTTTCTAGTCTTGTACTAAAAAGCCAAATGAATAGTAGTTCTTTTTAATCTGGTGACTACCACTGTGCTAAAGAGTGTGTTACAGAATCAGCCTATGTAACAAGCTTGGTACTATGTGAATTCTGTATAAAATaagtaaattattttgcatGTAAAAATGCAGCTTGCAGTATGTGCTAATTTTTGCAAATGTATTTTGTAGATCAATTCTCTGATCTAATATGTTCTGTTCCATGATAGTTGCAGAGAGACAGGCTAGGAGGCAGCACATGGAGGGGTAGAGGACAGGAAATCTGTGTGCACCAGCCCTTGTCCTTGCCTGTCCATACTGTGAGGGAAGTAGCATGGACTTGGAGAACTGCATTGCTGAGGaagctggggacagagcagtTTTGAGATAGTGGTTTATCCTGACAGACTAGTTATATTTTATGTATCATATGACACTAAGAGTGAATTAAGTTAATCTATCACCCACAGCTGAGATCTAAATCTGCTTTTATTCCTACATTGCCTGAATGTTTTCAGTACTGGGTTAACCTGTCTAACATCTTTCGGGTTTTTCTTTGTGTCATCCTCTCCCAGAGGGCAAAACTGTGCACAGtacaaagcttttattttattgcctTGTTCCCAACATGGAAATAAAACTCAATTTTAGTAAGGAGGTAGTATAAAAGGGGATCGTCAATGAAGGTCTTCAGAGGCAGTTATGGAAAGATGTCCACAAAAGCCCACCCTTACAGGGATGAGTACACATTTATAGGTTTTAGGATATTAGCATAATTGATAAAAAGCCCCAGTTAGGAGGACAAGTGGTGATGTAATTTCACCCCTCAGGCCAAGCCCCTCCTCTGGAGCCCCCTCAGTACAAGTTGTACTTTATCCATGAAAATGTATCTCCAAGAGTTGTTCTCAGCCTTGGTTCCCAGGTAGAACCAAGATAGCACTGCGGCCTCGTACCTCCTCGGGCTTGGAGCTCTggaatttgttttgtctttctgcctaGGGAAAGGCCATGGAAAAGTACTGGTAAAGCTAGCTACTAATACAATAGGTGACAGAGTTACAAATATGTGTATGAAGAATACAGAGaatatataaaaggaaaaaaggcaaaacccaaATGGCATCAATTTTAATTAGCAGAGAGTTTTTCTGAACATGAGAGAGTTTATCTGAACATGATGCCACACCTTTGTTATAAAAGGCAGCATTGGAAGAACTTGAGGGGAAGGTTCCAGGATGATCCATgtttttgaattattttgttttcttcttaatgTATATCACTAGAGCAAGAATGTTACTaagtttgttattttaaaagtaactaTTAAGtttgttactttaaaaaaacccaactcaaaACTAAAAGTAAACCTgaaactaaaaaaagaaaagcaaccaGACCAAAAGATTTAGAGAAGATTAGCTTTtaaatattacattatattaacTTGTTTATTAGGTCTTATTTTGAGAGCAATTTCAATAATGTTTACAAAgtaaaaatgtttatatttctgACCTGCCTAAGGTATAAAACTGTATGAAATGACTTGTTGATAGAAAGTGGTCTATAAAACAGACTAATGATTAGCAATCATTTTCCTTTAGCATTGCACAACAGCCAAGACTAATTTATCAAAAGTCAAAGTGTGCCAAGTCTGAAAAAATAGAAGATGCTTTATTATTGGAATGCCCACTGGTAAGATTACTTTTTACTAGAACATTTTTGTGCAAAATactaaattaatatattttgatGAAACATTTAGAATGGagtgctttttctttccacactATTTTCTCAATGTTTTTATGGAGTTAGGTCATTAAGGGTTTGCAACATGTGCCCTATTTCTATTAACTGAACATTTAGAGGTATACTTCTCTGAATTTCTCAATAGTGCATTAAATGTTTCTTTCATAAGCTTTCATGGAAGATTTTAAAACCAATGCTTTTATTCTTATGCAATTAATTCTTAAttccttaaaataaattctacttatactttattttttaaacagcaaGGACAGTAGCTAGGAGTTTTAGTTTTCTTCAGATCTGTTGacgttaaaaaaaaacaacaaaaccagatACACTGGAGGCCCATTGATGCAACCCTGCCTAAAAACTCCTCTACTGTTTCTACTTGATAATTATATAATTCTCTCCTTCACCGATGTCAACAGAGCTTAGAAATATTAGCCATATCCTTGAGGTGCCTAAAACTAAAGCAGTGTAAATACCATTTGTAGCAGTTACTGTTGAGTTACTACTGAATATCTTCCTTTGAAatacttaaataattttctcttcaaGATTGGTATCAGATCAATAAACAGTTAATTTTTGCAaggcaaagatttttttaaagggttCCTTTTCTAGAAAATGTAACTGTCTTGCAAAAAGTGTGACAGCAGATTATTTATGTCATAGGTAATTATTTGTTATAGACATGAGCTTAGAGATACTGATCTGATTAGCAGGCAGCTTTCCTCCTTCAGTTTTTGAGGAAATGTGTATTTACTTTCAGGTTCTTCTGACTTTGTCAAAATGTTTTGTAGCCTCCTGATACAAATGTTTTTCTAATAGCCTTTTTTTTATGTAGGGGGAAATGCTACCGAGTCCATCAGATTATAAAGCTTCCCTGATAGTCTTGACAGTGCAGAACTGGCTTCTGCGTCTCTCTGCTGATAGTGGAGAAGTACTGGAAAAAGTGTATCTTGCTGGTTCCTGTTGCAAATTCTTCAGGTATTAAACAACAACTAGGCTTTATATGATTAGCAGTCAGTAGTATATAGTGGAGAAGAAGAGCTTAATATAATTAACTGTGATTAGTATAAAGGAGAAGGGGAATTGTGTTATTTTAGTACTACCCATGGATGACAACAGGCTTGTTAATCTAGAACATTACCTGGAGTACTGTTCCTGCATGCTCTTAGTTGTAGAAGAATTTCATTTACTTTAGTATTATGGTGTCAAATTTGGTATGAAGTCCCACAAAACCTAGCCtactatttgcttttctctgatAATTTTACAGCCTTTAGCATAGCAATGGCAACATACCAGGAGAGGACtttaaaagctgaaaagcaAACCTGATCAAACATACAAACAATATGTTTGAAGTCTGAGCtgtttttaatttgcaaaaGTTCTTCTCCATAGGATAGCcatatttcttttaaagcagGGCAGTTACTGCTTCTGGTTAACTgcttatttttttgcttttggaaaataatattttctttagacTGAAGGATAAGAAAGTGGTGATTatgaagggaaggagaaaagttAAGATAGTGAATATTCACGCTTTCCAAAGTTTTCTCACAATCCTATATGAAATAAGTAATTCCTTGTTCCATGGATTATTACATACAGCAAACATCTTGAGCACCTTTCCAAATCAAATACTGAAGTTTCCCTGGGCACAGACATCTGCTTTGTTTGTTACTTCACATAACAAAATGTATTATGTGAAGTAATACATTAATAAATGGTTTTTAAGTGATTAAGACAGGCCTTTTTTCTCACAAACAGGTATCTTAGCTGGGATACTCCTCAAGAGGTAATGATTGTAAAGTCAGCTCAGAAtaagctccctgcagcagcacggCAGGTAAATGTGTTGAAAAACTCATTTTTACAATactgataaaaaaaatttacaagcATAAGGATGGAGACATTATACTTGATTATTAtggaagaagataaaaatatcTTACCTTTAATAACTATATTCAGTATTGTTCCTTCCCAGGCAGGGATCCAACAGTCTGTATTGTTTTATCTTGCTGTATTCCAAGTTTTGCCTCTTTCATTCATTGGAATGctggaaataaacaaaaaggtaagttaatttctttaataatatgtaatCTATAGTGTAGTTCTGTGATAGCTGTAGTTTGGACACttatttcagaatttcagaACTCATACTTACAGCTTGTAAAAGCAATTGAAGCCTTATTTAGCAGCAGTGTTCTTGTGTCCGATAGGGGCATTGGGGCAAATACTCTTAATTCTAATGACCAGAAGAGAAGATACAAATAGATTCTCTTACTGGGTTACTTTTTGACATGCAGCAGGACTTTAGCCTTTTCTTAGAACAATCGTAAGAATTAGGGAATGCTAAAGTGTTTGTACACCTTTTTTCACCTCCTTGAAGACAGATGTGCCTCTGACCCAGTCCTTAATAGTCTATAAATTCTATATTGCAATTACAAATATGTCACATTTTTATTATCACTGTTACTGAATGACGAAAGTAAATACACCTTGCTTTATCAGTCAAGAACAAACAATCAGAGTTCAGTTTCTGACCTATAAGTAAGTGTATCTACTTAGGAAGAAACTTTCAGCCAGATTGTAATTTTTACTGTTCTAAGTCAAGAAGGCTCTGGATACAACTTACACATGAAACAGCACAAACATGGAAACTGTGTATTTTAGGGTCCAGAGTTACAAGATGGAGTTTTAGCTGGTGCTAAGTTGGGTTGAGGCTGTAATTGAAATCGGGCCTGGCAAGTGAAGGCAAGGATTTAAACTTTTTCATTTGGGCCCATGAAAGCTTGGGGGTACTGTGTATTGTTCTGTTCAAAAAAACATTACCAGTATCAAAGGTATTCTCAATCTGGTTAGGAATGGCATGCCAGATTCATCATGGTCGTAGTAGGCAGAACATGTGAAAGAGCACTTCTTCAGCTGGGTCCCTACTGAGTACTCAGAGAAATTGTTAAAACTGTAATGGACAGGGCAGCATTTGGGATGTGAGAATACCCCCAGCAGGAGGAGATGCAAGCAGTGAAGGCAGTGCCAGACCTGACACAGATCAGTGGGATGTAACTGTTAGATTGGAGTTGGGGTTAGTGTTACTGCTTAAGGCTGCAGAATGCACTTCATGCATCAGCTTTACTGAGATTATATATACCACAATACATTGTGAGTTCAGAGTGCCTGAGGTCTCAAGGATACAAAGGAGACTTTAGGGTTGGAAGATTATTAGAGTTTGTGTCTGAATGACACTGAGACCTGAGCTAGCAAATGTGTTGAGAAAGAGCcataaaactaaataaaaagcaaagtctCAGGAGAACCAAACAGATCAGAAAATCACTGTAGTGTTAAGATGCAGGTGTCTTACAGTTTCTAGGTTTCTTTAGTTGTTTATTGTTTTAAGCCTATTTTAACTGGTTTAATTGCTTTTTCACATAGTCAGAAGAAAACTACATTTTCAAGCATATCTCCCTATCAGCTTCACATGTtgatattaattaaatattaagaaTTAGTCTGTGGGGTTAGCTCAGTGATGTGTTAAGCAGTGGCACAAATGAATAGtgtataattattttaaaagacaagaCAACTTCTCGTGTATATATCTAATTTGGATTCAGAGACAACCCTGTACTCTGTGACAGCTGGATAATGTAGTTTTAGTACAGCTGTATGCAGTCATAGAGTTGTGATTAGACTAGTATTTTACACTGGGGATGTGGAAAGAACAGAAGATCTGAAATCAGGACTTTTAGATGAAGCTGCTAGTTTTGCTAACGTGAGATGCTGAATAATATAATCCATTCATGTATGATAATAACTGGGTAGCATGATATGAAGATATACTGAGAATTGATTAGAGTATGAATATGCTTGCAGAATATGACTAATGTAACATCAGGTGTTACTGCAGTGTAATGAATTAAAGAAACTCAGCAGAACAGATGAGTTACAGAAAACTTGAACACTGATCATAGAGTTTGgtcagaatgaaaaaaaaaagtgattgcAAAATCAAGGACATAATGTCAGtaatttgtgttttctctcaattatttcttctctaatagaatatttttttgcttcattttattCCAGATTTTTGGTAGTAGTGTGACAGATGTTGCTGTTTCTAATGGAATCCTGATTGTAATGTATAGCATGGGTCTGGTCAGACTCTATAACTTCAAGGCCATTTTGGAACaggtaattaaataaaaagttttcaTACAGTCCATGCTATTTTTGGGTAACAAGTCATAAATATTCATGTACTCTGTGTAAGTACATGGGGTATGTAGGTTCCTGCTTAGATCTATTGTGGACACGCTATCAGAAAAATTACTCACAACAGTTACAGGTGGTAAAACTTAAGAGATACAGGGTCAGACAGGCTCCTCTGGGGAGTTACGTAAATGTTACTCCATATGTGCTTCTCTCTACACACTTAGTCTGAAGTTATAGATGATTGTTAAGGCCAGAAACTGGTGAGCATGGGGAAGTTTGATCTCAAGCAGAACTGCAGTTTGACATATGAGTTTATATCCTTACAATCAAAACTCAAACATTAATTCAAAAATAAGACCTCAAGCAGTATCTAACAAGATAAAGAATGCAGTAGTAACAGAGAGTAAAACTAAACAGCAAGTAAATATGCATCTGTAAAGCTAAATTGTTCTGTGTTATTTTAGTTCATGGAACAACCATTTGCTTTGGGACAAGAATTCAACTGGAATGGTCAGGTGGGAAGTGTAGGAAAGTATCCATTTGGTCTTCCATGTAACATTAAAATAACAGGTAATTATGATCTTTATATTGGTTTGACTGTGACTTTTATGGATTGATTGTGGCTTATTTCACactaagaaaaatattaaaattactgTGCTCATATATTGGTGTAGCTGTATTTCTGGATTTACATTGTAATAAAATGCACTTTGCTTTACTTCTAATTACAGTAATAATTATATAGGATACACCAAGAAAGCTTTTAGAGCAACTAAGCTATCTGAAAAACTGTATAATCACTGCATTAAATTGAAACCCCTTTCTTTATTTCTGAGATGAAATTGCTCttgagaaagaggaaggactaGGATATCTGTTTGTAGCACCCAGAAACAGAATATGGTATTTAAGTAAAACATGTGCGAACATTAATTTGCAGAGGAAATTCAGAGACTGAATACAATCTGTCCGACTTGCATTTTGATATTCTAAGTTGTCAGAAATGTGCTGATTTCAGTAAAATGAATTCTTGAGAAGAGAacagattattaaaaataattctaatgcctcaaataatttatttataaatgttCTGTATTATGTAATGACTGCTTTCTCTAAAAGCAAACAGTGGCTTCTGTTGATGCACTTGAGAATTTGGTGCTAAGAATCTTAATGAATGACCAAAGCCTGAGActtcttttgaaattttttttcttactttaaaaatac includes:
- the DCAF17 gene encoding DDB1- and CUL4-associated factor 17, which encodes MCQESTKFKNVWTTHSASPIAYERGRIYMDNYQCCITSIAQQPRLIYQKSKCAKSEKIEDALLLECPLGEMLPSPSDYKASLIVLTVQNWLLRLSADSGEVLEKVYLAGSCCKFFRYLSWDTPQEVMIVKSAQNKLPAAARQAGIQQSVLFYLAVFQVLPLSFIGMLEINKKIFGSSVTDVAVSNGILIVMYSMGLVRLYNFKAILEQFMEQPFALGQEFNWNGQVGSVGKYPFGLPCNIKITDTPPLLFEASSLENAFQIGGYPWHYIITPNKKKHKGVFHICSLKDNALAKNGIQDMKCCSLEPDWIYFHPDMSGRIIHVGPNLIKVLKLKEVKNHADQMEIAEDFTIVANRENCVNNNVTVTASGRVVKKRFALLDDDPEQETFKIVDYEDELDLLSTVAVTQIGADGRAHLDFHCNEHGSLLKSIPLKESWDVTYSHEVYFDKDLVLHIEQKPNRRFSCHVYQMVCDTARDDDS